The segment TCACCAACTTCCAGGTGTTCCTACTCGCCGTGGTCGGCGTGCTGGCCTATCGCGAGCGACTGGCACCGGCGTTCTGGCCGGGCATGGCGCTGGCACTGGCCGGGTTGTGGCTGCTGGTGGGCGCGCACTGGTCGCTGTTCGATGCGCAGCATCGCCTCGGCGTGTGGCTGGGTCTGGCCAGCTGCCTGGCCTACACCGTCTACCTGCTCAGCTTCCGTCGCGCGCTGGCCGGGCGCACGGCGCTGCCGCCGGCGCAGTTCCTCGGCCTGATGAGCCTGCTGTGCGCCGGCGTGCTGGCCCTGTGGTGCGTCGCTGACGGCGAATCGCTGGCGCTGACCACCGTGCGCGGCTGGCTGTCGCTGCTGGCACTCGGCCTGCTGCTGTTGCTGCAGCCGGCGCTGGCCTTCGTGGTGGACGTGCTGCTGTTCGGTCGTCCGACCAGCACGATGGACTGGTGCGGACTGTTGCTGGCGCTGGCCGGTATCCTGCTGGGCGCATTGCGCCGCCGCCGGCCGCTGCCGCCCCCTGTTTCCGGATGACCCCGATGACCGATTTCGCTTCCCTGGTTCATGCCGTACCGGACTTTCCCAAACC is part of the Dyella thiooxydans genome and harbors:
- a CDS encoding EamA family transporter — its product is MRTTAPVAPARPADHPLLHRGDVLAIALGAALLSCTSIFVVLAQVAPGVSAFYRVLFGGTALFGWVVLHGRWQPIRGRDAALALLPAIGLAADLILWHRSILWVGPGVATLLTNFQVFLLAVVGVLAYRERLAPAFWPGMALALAGLWLLVGAHWSLFDAQHRLGVWLGLASCLAYTVYLLSFRRALAGRTALPPAQFLGLMSLLCAGVLALWCVADGESLALTTVRGWLSLLALGLLLLLQPALAFVVDVLLFGRPTSTMDWCGLLLALAGILLGALRRRRPLPPPVSG